A window of Sutcliffiella cohnii contains these coding sequences:
- a CDS encoding rhodanese-like domain-containing protein yields the protein MSTNTLIEEITPTEVSHRINEGKLDSIIDVREHDEIAEGAIPGIHHIPLGELEDRLSEIDKSKEHILVCRSSARSGRAAEFLKGKGYKVKNMVGGMLDWEGDLERK from the coding sequence AAATACACTGATTGAAGAAATTACACCAACTGAAGTATCACATCGCATAAATGAAGGCAAGCTGGATAGCATCATTGACGTTCGTGAACATGATGAAATAGCAGAAGGAGCCATTCCCGGAATACACCATATCCCACTTGGAGAGCTTGAGGATCGACTTAGTGAAATTGATAAAAGCAAAGAACATATCTTAGTTTGTCGATCCAGTGCCAGAAGTGGCAGAGCTGCTGAATTTTTGAAAGGCAAAGGATATAAGGTGAAGAATATGGTAGGTGGAATGTTGGATTGGGAAGGTGATTTAGAAAGAAAATAA
- a CDS encoding sulfurtransferase TusA family protein, with translation MEVTVNKTLDAKGLACPMPIVKTKKEMNTLEPGQVMEIQATDKGSTADIKAWAESTGNQYLGTIEEAETLKHYLRKASPEEEKTETKHPYVVTLDELSKKIEGDKKVTILDVRESAEYAFGHIPGADHIPLGELEERFEELNKSGEIYVVCRTGSRSDFAAQKLAEKGFNHVRNVVPGMKEWTGPTNKLH, from the coding sequence TTGGAAGTAACAGTAAATAAAACGTTAGATGCAAAAGGGCTTGCATGTCCGATGCCAATTGTTAAAACAAAAAAGGAAATGAATACGCTTGAACCTGGTCAAGTCATGGAAATACAAGCGACTGATAAAGGTTCAACCGCCGATATAAAAGCATGGGCTGAAAGTACGGGGAATCAATACCTTGGAACGATTGAAGAGGCAGAGACGTTAAAACATTACCTTCGAAAAGCAAGCCCAGAAGAAGAAAAAACGGAAACCAAACATCCTTATGTTGTGACGCTTGATGAACTTTCTAAAAAAATAGAAGGGGATAAAAAAGTCACCATTTTAGATGTGAGAGAATCTGCAGAATACGCTTTTGGGCATATTCCGGGAGCTGATCATATTCCGTTAGGAGAGCTTGAAGAACGCTTTGAAGAATTAAATAAAAGTGGTGAGATTTATGTCGTGTGTCGAACCGGCAGCAGAAGTGATTTCGCAGCACAAAAGCTTGCTGAAAAAGGATTTAATCATGTGAGAAATGTGGTACCTGGTATGAAAGAATGGACGGGTCCAACAAATAAACTTCATTAA